A window of the Bacteroides thetaiotaomicron VPI-5482 genome harbors these coding sequences:
- a CDS encoding acetylornithine carbamoyltransferase: MKKFTCVQDIGDLKSALAEAFEIQKDRFKYVELGRNKTLMMIFFNSSLRTRLSTQKAALNLGMNVMVLDINQGAWKLETERGVIMDGDKPEHLLEAIPVMGCYCDIIGVRSFARFEDRDFDYQETILNQFIQYSGRPVFSMEAATRHPLQSFADLITIEEYKKTARPKVVMTWAPHPRPLPQAVPNSFAEWMNATDYDFVITHPEGYELAPQFVGNAKVEYDQMKAFEGADFIYAKNWAAYTGDNYGQILSKDREWTVSDRQMAVTNNAFFMHCLPVRRNMIVTDDVIESPQSIVIPEAANREISATVVLKRLIEGLE, encoded by the coding sequence ATGAAGAAATTTACTTGTGTACAGGACATCGGCGATTTAAAATCAGCCCTTGCAGAAGCATTTGAAATTCAAAAAGACCGCTTCAAATATGTAGAGTTGGGACGAAACAAGACATTGATGATGATCTTCTTTAACTCCAGCCTCCGCACCCGCCTCAGCACACAGAAAGCTGCTCTCAATCTGGGAATGAATGTAATGGTGCTGGACATCAACCAAGGTGCATGGAAACTGGAAACAGAACGTGGCGTCATCATGGATGGTGACAAACCGGAACATCTGCTGGAAGCGATTCCTGTGATGGGTTGTTATTGTGACATCATCGGAGTACGTTCCTTTGCCCGTTTCGAAGATCGCGATTTTGACTATCAGGAGACTATTCTGAATCAATTTATCCAATATTCCGGACGTCCTGTCTTTTCGATGGAGGCAGCTACCCGCCACCCATTGCAGAGCTTTGCCGATTTAATCACCATTGAGGAATATAAAAAGACGGCACGTCCCAAAGTCGTAATGACTTGGGCTCCGCATCCCCGTCCATTGCCACAGGCTGTTCCCAACTCCTTTGCAGAGTGGATGAATGCCACTGACTATGATTTCGTTATCACTCACCCGGAAGGATATGAGCTGGCGCCTCAATTCGTAGGAAATGCCAAGGTAGAATATGATCAGATGAAGGCTTTCGAAGGAGCAGACTTTATATACGCCAAGAACTGGGCTGCCTATACAGGCGACAATTACGGTCAGATATTAAGCAAAGACCGTGAATGGACAGTCAGCGACCGACAGATGGCAGTAACCAACAATGCTTTCTTTATGCACTGCCTGCCTGTTCGCAGAAATATGATCGTCACGGATGATGTAATCGAAAGTCCTCAGTCTATCGTTATCCCCGAAGCTGCCAACCGTGAAATCTCGGCTACAGTGGTTTTGAAGAGATTGATTGAGGGATTGGAATAA
- a CDS encoding glutamate-5-semialdehyde dehydrogenase, whose amino-acid sequence MTTNLNGTFAAVQAASRELALLSDDTINQILNAVADATIAETSFILSENEKDLARMDKSNPKYDRLKLTEERLKGIAADTRNVATLPSPLGRILKETSRPNGMKLTKVSVPFGVIGIIYEARPNVSFDVFSLCLKSGNACILKGGSDADDSNRAIISVIHKVLEKFHVNPHIVELLPADREATAALLNATGYVDLIIPRGSSNLINFVRENARIPVIETGAGICHTYFDEFGDTRKGADIIHNAKTRRVSVCNALDCTIIHEKRLGDLPALCDQLKESKVTIYADTQAYQALEGYYPAELLQPATPESFGTEFLDYKMAVKTVKSFEDALGHIQENSSRHSECIVTENKERATLFTKIVDAACVYTNVSTAFTDGAQFGLGAEIGISTQKLHARGPMGLEEITSYKWVIEGDGQTRW is encoded by the coding sequence ATGACTACAAATTTAAACGGAACTTTCGCTGCTGTACAAGCTGCCAGCCGGGAATTGGCATTGCTGAGTGACGACACCATCAATCAGATACTGAATGCGGTCGCTGATGCTACCATTGCCGAAACATCCTTTATCCTGTCAGAAAATGAAAAGGACCTGGCACGGATGGACAAGAGTAACCCGAAGTACGACCGGTTAAAACTGACGGAAGAGAGGCTGAAAGGCATCGCTGCCGACACACGTAATGTAGCCACTCTCCCCTCCCCGCTGGGAAGGATTTTAAAGGAAACCTCCCGCCCCAATGGCATGAAGCTGACCAAAGTCAGTGTACCCTTCGGAGTAATAGGCATCATCTATGAAGCGCGTCCTAATGTCAGCTTCGACGTCTTTTCCCTTTGCCTGAAAAGTGGAAATGCCTGCATCCTGAAAGGTGGAAGTGACGCAGACGATTCCAACCGTGCCATCATCAGCGTCATTCACAAGGTACTTGAAAAGTTTCATGTCAACCCACATATAGTAGAACTGCTCCCGGCAGACAGAGAGGCTACGGCAGCATTACTGAATGCGACAGGCTATGTAGACCTGATTATTCCGAGAGGAAGCAGCAATCTGATAAATTTCGTGCGCGAGAATGCACGGATTCCTGTCATTGAAACAGGAGCAGGTATCTGCCATACTTATTTTGATGAGTTCGGAGATACCCGGAAAGGAGCGGATATTATCCATAATGCCAAGACACGCCGTGTCAGTGTCTGCAATGCGCTCGACTGTACCATCATTCATGAGAAACGTCTGGGGGATTTGCCTGCGCTCTGCGATCAACTGAAAGAAAGCAAGGTTACTATCTATGCAGATACACAGGCTTATCAGGCACTGGAAGGATATTATCCGGCTGAGTTGCTGCAACCTGCCACTCCGGAAAGCTTCGGAACAGAGTTTCTGGATTACAAGATGGCTGTCAAAACGGTGAAAAGCTTTGAAGACGCACTGGGGCATATACAGGAAAACAGTTCAAGGCACAGCGAATGTATCGTGACCGAAAACAAAGAGCGTGCCACCTTGTTTACTAAGATAGTAGATGCGGCATGCGTATATACCAACGTATCTACCGCTTTCACCGACGGTGCACAATTCGGCCTGGGAGCCGAAATCGGTATCAGTACTCAAAAGCTGCATGCCCGCGGTCCGATGGGACTGGAGGAAATCACTTCCTACAAATGGGTGATCGAAGGCGACGGACAGACCAGATGGTAA
- the proB gene encoding glutamate 5-kinase, which produces MKQEFTRIAVKVGSNVLARRDGTLDVTRMSALVDQIAELNKSGVEIILISSGAVASGRSEIHPQKKLDSVDQRQLFSAVGQAKLINRYYELFREHGIAVGQVLTTKENFSTRRHYLNQKNCMTVMLENGVIPIVNENDTISVSELMFTDNDELSGLIASMMDAQALIILSNIDGIYNGSPSDPASAVIREIEHGKDLSNYIQATKSSFGRGGMLTKTNIARKVADEGITVIIANGKRDNILVDLLQQPDDTVCTRFIPSTEAVSSVKKWIAHSEGFAKGEIHINECATDILSSEKAASILPVGITHIEGEFEKDDIVRIMDFLGNQVGVGKANCDSAQAREAMGKHGKKPVVHYDYLYIE; this is translated from the coding sequence ATGAAACAAGAGTTTACACGAATAGCAGTAAAAGTAGGCAGTAACGTATTGGCACGCCGTGACGGTACATTGGACGTCACCCGTATGTCGGCACTCGTTGACCAGATAGCAGAATTAAATAAATCCGGAGTAGAGATCATTCTCATTTCTTCGGGAGCAGTTGCTTCGGGACGCAGCGAAATACACCCACAGAAAAAGCTCGACAGTGTAGACCAGCGCCAGTTATTCTCCGCCGTAGGACAGGCTAAATTAATAAACCGCTACTACGAACTTTTCCGTGAACACGGCATTGCGGTAGGTCAGGTGCTGACTACCAAAGAGAATTTCAGTACCCGCCGCCATTATCTGAATCAGAAGAACTGTATGACGGTGATGCTCGAAAACGGCGTCATCCCCATCGTCAATGAGAATGATACGATTTCGGTCAGCGAGCTTATGTTCACGGACAATGACGAACTTTCCGGGCTGATCGCTTCCATGATGGATGCGCAGGCACTGATTATCCTGAGTAACATAGACGGAATCTACAACGGTTCACCCTCCGATCCTGCCTCCGCTGTCATTCGGGAGATCGAGCACGGAAAGGATTTATCCAACTATATCCAGGCTACCAAATCGAGCTTCGGCCGCGGCGGTATGCTGACGAAAACGAATATTGCCCGCAAGGTAGCCGACGAAGGGATTACGGTCATCATCGCCAACGGAAAACGGGATAATATTCTCGTAGACTTGTTGCAACAGCCGGACGATACAGTTTGCACGCGCTTTATCCCTTCCACCGAAGCGGTATCCAGTGTAAAGAAATGGATTGCCCACAGCGAAGGATTCGCCAAAGGGGAAATTCATATTAACGAATGTGCCACGGATATCCTCAGTTCGGAGAAGGCAGCCAGCATTCTTCCGGTCGGAATCACCCACATCGAAGGCGAATTTGAGAAAGACGATATTGTACGCATCATGGACTTTCTGGGCAATCAGGTTGGTGTAGGAAAAGCGAACTGCGATTCCGCACAAGCCAGGGAAGCAATGGGCAAACATGGCAAAAAGCCTGTAGTACATTACGACTATCTGTATATCGAATAA
- a CDS encoding pyridoxal phosphate-dependent aminotransferase, with protein sequence MKHTNPQVEQMTSFIVMDVLERANELQKQGVDVIHLEVGEPDFDVPACVAEAAKAAYDRHLTHYTHSLGDPELRREIAAFYQREYGVTVDPDCIVVTSGSSPSILLVLMLLCNSDSEVILSNPGYACYRNFVLAAQAKPVLVPLSEENGLQYDIEAIRKCVTPHTAGIFINSPMNPTGMLLDESFLRSVASLGVPIISDEIYHGLVYEGRAHSILEYTDKAFVLNGFSKRFAMTGLRLGYLIAPKSCMRSLQKLQQNLFICASSIAQQAGIAALRQADSDVERMKQIYDERRRYMISRLREMGFEIKVEPQGAFYIFADARKFTTDSYRFAFDVLENAHVGITPGIDFGTGGEGYVRFSYANSLESIREGLDRISQYLSRCGF encoded by the coding sequence ATGAAACATACGAATCCCCAAGTAGAACAAATGACCTCCTTTATCGTGATGGATGTATTGGAGCGTGCAAATGAATTACAGAAACAAGGTGTGGACGTTATCCACCTGGAAGTCGGTGAGCCGGACTTTGACGTTCCGGCTTGTGTGGCGGAAGCTGCTAAGGCTGCCTACGACCGGCATCTCACACATTACACTCACTCTTTGGGGGATCCGGAACTGCGTCGTGAAATAGCCGCTTTTTATCAACGTGAATATGGAGTCACCGTCGATCCGGATTGTATTGTCGTCACTTCCGGTTCTTCTCCCTCTATCCTTCTGGTCTTGATGTTGCTTTGCAACTCGGACAGTGAAGTGATTCTGTCCAATCCGGGATATGCGTGTTATCGTAACTTCGTGTTGGCTGCCCAGGCAAAACCTGTCTTGGTGCCTCTGTCCGAAGAGAATGGTTTGCAATATGATATAGAAGCGATCCGTAAGTGTGTCACTCCGCATACGGCTGGTATTTTTATTAATTCGCCGATGAATCCGACGGGTATGCTGCTGGATGAGAGTTTCCTGAGAAGTGTGGCATCTTTGGGCGTTCCTATTATTTCGGATGAGATCTATCACGGACTGGTATACGAGGGACGTGCGCATAGTATTCTGGAATATACGGATAAGGCTTTTGTCCTGAACGGATTTTCCAAACGGTTTGCGATGACAGGGCTGCGCTTAGGTTATCTGATAGCACCGAAATCTTGTATGCGTTCTTTGCAGAAGTTGCAGCAGAATCTGTTTATTTGTGCGTCCAGCATCGCCCAGCAAGCGGGAATTGCCGCATTGCGACAGGCTGACTCGGATGTGGAACGGATGAAACAGATCTATGATGAACGCCGCCGGTATATGATCAGCCGCCTTCGGGAAATGGGATTCGAGATCAAAGTTGAGCCTCAGGGTGCCTTTTATATTTTCGCTGATGCACGTAAGTTCACTACCGACTCTTATCGCTTTGCATTCGATGTTCTCGAAAATGCGCATGTCGGCATCACTCCCGGTATAGACTTTGGAACGGGAGGCGAAGGATATGTTCGTTTCTCCTATGCGAATTCGCTGGAGAGTATCCGGGAAGGACTGGACCGTATCAGTCAGTATCTTTCTCGTTGCGGCTTCTGA
- a CDS encoding DUF2007-related protein, protein MKEEDYSKAIEVFSGSPWEAEIIKGLLESNDIRCVIKDGIMGTLAPYIAPSVSVLVTEDQYEAATELIRSRNEKDTD, encoded by the coding sequence ATGAAAGAAGAAGATTATAGCAAGGCCATAGAAGTATTCTCCGGTTCGCCATGGGAAGCAGAAATTATCAAGGGATTGTTGGAAAGTAATGACATCCGCTGCGTCATTAAAGATGGTATCATGGGGACATTAGCCCCCTATATTGCTCCATCTGTATCTGTTCTGGTCACTGAAGACCAGTACGAAGCCGCTACTGAACTGATCAGAAGCCGCAACGAGAAAGATACTGACTGA
- the murI gene encoding glutamate racemase has protein sequence MKQHLSHTPGPIGVFDSGYGGLTILNKIREALPEYDYVYLGDNARTPYGTRSFEIVYEFTLQAVNKLFEMGCHLVILACNTASAKALRSIQMNDLPGIDPERRVLGVIRPTVECIGGITQSRHIGVLATAGTIKSESYPLEIHKLFPDIQVSGMACPMWVPLVENNESQNEGADYFIRKYIDQLLSKDPEIDTMILGCTHYPILLPKIQEYTPKHIRIVAQGEYVAESLKDYLSRHPEMNAKCTQNGSCLFYTTEAEEKFVESASSFLNQQIDVRRISLE, from the coding sequence ATGAAGCAACATCTATCTCATACACCCGGACCAATCGGAGTTTTCGATTCCGGATACGGTGGGCTGACTATCCTCAACAAGATAAGAGAGGCACTGCCGGAATATGATTATGTCTATCTGGGAGACAATGCACGCACTCCTTACGGCACACGTTCTTTTGAAATCGTGTACGAATTCACTTTGCAGGCAGTCAATAAATTGTTTGAAATGGGATGTCATCTCGTTATCTTGGCCTGCAATACAGCCTCTGCCAAAGCATTGCGCAGCATACAAATGAATGACTTGCCCGGCATTGACCCTGAACGCCGTGTACTCGGAGTTATCCGCCCTACCGTTGAGTGTATAGGTGGCATTACTCAAAGCCGTCATATCGGAGTACTGGCAACAGCAGGTACCATCAAGTCCGAATCGTATCCATTAGAGATACATAAGCTATTCCCGGATATTCAAGTGAGCGGAATGGCATGCCCCATGTGGGTACCGCTAGTGGAAAATAATGAATCACAGAACGAAGGGGCCGATTATTTCATCCGGAAATACATTGACCAGCTGCTATCCAAAGATCCCGAAATTGATACGATGATTCTGGGCTGCACGCATTATCCTATCTTGCTCCCTAAGATACAAGAATACACTCCGAAGCATATCCGCATTGTCGCACAAGGAGAATATGTAGCCGAAAGTCTGAAGGACTACCTAAGCAGACACCCGGAAATGAATGCCAAGTGTACCCAAAACGGCAGCTGTCTGTTTTACACCACAGAGGCGGAAGAGAAGTTTGTCGAATCGGCCTCTTCCTTCCTGAACCAGCAAATCGACGTAAGAAGAATTTCTCTCGAATAA
- a CDS encoding OmpH family outer membrane protein has translation MLKKIALVLMLALPMGVFAQNLKFGHINAQEIVSAMPEFAKAQSDIEALDKQLTSELQRTQEEFNKKYQEFQQAIAKDSLPANIAERRQKELQDMMQRQEQFQQEAQQQMQKAQADAMAPIYKKLDDAIKAVGAAEGVIYIFDLARTPVAYVNESQSINLTPKVKTQLGIK, from the coding sequence ATGCTAAAAAAAATTGCACTTGTATTGATGCTTGCACTCCCAATGGGTGTATTTGCACAAAATCTGAAATTCGGTCATATTAATGCCCAAGAAATCGTTTCAGCAATGCCTGAATTTGCTAAGGCACAATCTGATATTGAAGCACTAGACAAACAACTGACCAGCGAATTACAAAGAACTCAGGAAGAATTCAACAAGAAATATCAGGAATTCCAGCAAGCTATCGCTAAGGACTCTCTTCCTGCTAACATCGCTGAAAGAAGACAAAAAGAACTGCAGGATATGATGCAAAGACAAGAGCAGTTCCAACAGGAAGCTCAACAGCAGATGCAAAAAGCTCAGGCTGACGCAATGGCTCCTATCTACAAAAAGTTGGACGACGCAATTAAAGCTGTAGGTGCTGCCGAAGGCGTAATCTACATCTTCGACCTTGCAAGAACACCGGTTGCTTACGTTAATGAGTCACAAAGTATTAATCTGACTCCTAAGGTAAAGACACAGCTCGGCATCAAATAA